The Streptomyces sp. NBC_00483 genome contains the following window.
AGGAGCTGCACGCGCGGACGCACACCACGGGGTTCGCCGTCCTGCACCGCGGGCGGCTCGTGCACGAGAGCTATCCGGGCCGGTTCGGCGGGCCCGCTCGCCGCTTCCAGCTCTTCTCCCTCACCAAGTCCGTGACGTCGGTGCTGCTCGGTATCGCCCTGTCGGAGGGCACGGTGGGCTCGCTCGACGACAAGGTGGTGACGTACTGCCCCGAACTGGCCGGGTCGGCCTTCGACGGGCCGACGATCGCGGATCTGCTCGACATGACGAGCGGGGCCGGCGGCGTCGAGGACTACGAGGACCCGCAGGCACCCGTCAACCGTCTGATGCGGGCCGTGACCGGGCGGGGCTCGATACTCGACGTGGTCCGTTCCGTCGACACCGGAGCGGCCCCCGGCACGTTCTTCAACTACTCGACCCTCGATACGCAGGTCCTCGGCTGGGTGGTCGAGGCCGCCACCGGCATGCCGCTTGCGCAGTACGCCTCCGAGCGGCTGTGGAGCAGGATCGGCGCGGAGACGGCCGCGTACTACGGGCTCTCGCGCAGCCGCCCGCGGACCGCCGTCGGCGGCGGATCGTTCAATGCGACGGTGCGGGACATGGCCCGGGTGGGGCTGCTCATGGCGCGCGGCGGGGCCGTCGACGGGGAGCAGGTCGTCCCGGAGGAGTGGATCGAGCGTGGGCGCGGGAGCGGGAAGGAGTTCCTGCGGCCGGGAGCGCTCAGCGAGCTGTACCCCGCGCACTACGGCTACGCGAACCAGTGGTGGACGCTCGGCGGCGAGCACCGCGCCTTCACCGGGCTCGGCATCTACGGGCAGTTCCTGTGGGTGGATCCGGTGGCGGACGTCGTCGTGGTGAAGACGAGCGCCTGGCCCGTGGCCGAGGATCCGGACCGGGACGCCGAGACCGTGGCGGCGCTCTCGGCCCTGGTCACCCACCTCGCCACGGCGGAGTGACGGGGCGGGCCGGTGCATAGGATTGGCGCCATGACAGACCACGGCGGCAGCACGCCGGCGCCGGCCGCCCGAACCGCCCGGCGCGGTCGGCCACCGTCCACCGCCCTCAACCGGGACCGGATCCTGGACGCCGCCCGCGCCCTCCTCGCACGCGAGGGCCCGGACGCCCTCACCCTGCGCCGCCTCGGAGCCGAGCTCGGCTCCAATCACACCGCCGTGCTGCGCCACTTCTCCGGCAAGGAGGAGATCCTCCTCGGGCTCGCCGAGCAGCTGATCGAGGAGGCGGTCACGGGGTACGAGCCGACCGACTCCTGGCGCGAGACCCTGGCCGGCCTCGCCCGTCGCGTACGCGGTGCCTGCCTCACCCACCCGCAGGTCGCCGCCGCCGTGGCCGGCCGGGTCTCCCGCCGCGACGCCGAGTTCCGGGGCGCGGATCTCGTCATCGGCGCGCTGCGGCAGGCCGGTTTCGGCGACCGTGACGCCGCCCGCTACTACCGCGCGCTCGCCGACACCGCCCTCGCCATGGGCGCCCAGGAGGCGGCCGTCGCCGCGCTGGACAGCACGGCCCGGGAGGGCGACCGGCTGGCCTGGCGGCGCGAGTACCTGGCCGTGTCGCCGACCGCCTATCCGCACCTCGCGTCGGTCGCCCCGCATCTGGCCGACGCGGACGAGGACGACCAGTTCGAGACCGTACTCGGGCTGCTGCTCGACGCGGTGGAGATGCGGGCGCCGCAGAAGCCCTGATGAGGCAATGCGGCCCCGCGCCCGCCGAACATCCACGACGATGGGGCGCGGAGACGATGGGGCGCGGGCCATCGTCGCGTCGGGTGAAGGAGACCGGACCGTGTTCGGATTGCTGTCCAAGCTCGCGGAGTTGCTCGCCCAGTTCAGCACGGGCCTCGTCACGCTCCGGCGCACCGCGCAGGACACCGATGTGGCGGCCGCGCTGCTGCGCTGCGCGGTGGAGCTGCAGGATCTGTGCGTACGCGGAGACCGGCTGCTGGCCCTCGCCGACGACCTGCTCGACGGTTCCGAAGGACCGGGTACGGCGCAGGAGTTCGTGCGCCTAGTGAACGTGCAGGCGGAGGCGGTCGGCGCGCTGCGCGGCACCCTCGTCGAGTGTCAGGCGCTGATGGCAACCGTCGACGCGGAGGTCTACGTGCAGCTCGCGCCGCTCCTCGACGCGAAGTCCGGCCTGCTGGCGCGGTGGCAGCACCAGGCCACGATGAGCGCGCTGTCGACGACGACCCTGTTCTTCCTGCCGAGGGCGGCGCTGGACGAGGTCCTCGCCGTCGGCAGGGTCCACGCGGCCCCGGACGGGCTGGCCGACGATCGTACGGACTACCTCCTGGCCGTCGGCGAAGGCATGCGCGCCGCACGCGCCCGCGAGGTGCGCGACCTCAGCCGCGCCGCGGCGACGGGCCACGCTGCCGCCGTCAGGGACGAGTTGGCCGACGCCAAGGACGAACTGGCGCGCGCCGGTGCCCTGTGCCGACAACTCGTGGACTCCGTGCAGGAGGCCGTGGGGCCCGACGCGATGGCGCGACTGCGGCGGCAGTTGGTGCCGAAGCAGGGGGTGGCTAGGCCCGGCCGGACCCCTGCCCAGTAGCCGGCTTGTTCACCTTCTCGTACAGCTCGCGGTCCCGTGGGAAGCCCGCCTTGGCGAAGGCGAGGCTGCCCACGCCCGTGGCCAGGATCCGGATCGCGTCGAGGCCGAGGGCTCCGGCGAGCCGCTCGGTGTTGAACTGCAGGCGCTGGAACAGTCCGCTCCCCCGCGCGTCCGCCGCGATGCGGACCTCGTCCATGGTGATG
Protein-coding sequences here:
- a CDS encoding serine hydrolase domain-containing protein, translating into MARTARWMVGGTAVAAAGAGMAWLWRHQEEVAFRRPVNEWTFTHMSTVLPVAAVPAAAQVRPLPPGDMPTGFTYEFRGTRRTLEELHARTHTTGFAVLHRGRLVHESYPGRFGGPARRFQLFSLTKSVTSVLLGIALSEGTVGSLDDKVVTYCPELAGSAFDGPTIADLLDMTSGAGGVEDYEDPQAPVNRLMRAVTGRGSILDVVRSVDTGAAPGTFFNYSTLDTQVLGWVVEAATGMPLAQYASERLWSRIGAETAAYYGLSRSRPRTAVGGGSFNATVRDMARVGLLMARGGAVDGEQVVPEEWIERGRGSGKEFLRPGALSELYPAHYGYANQWWTLGGEHRAFTGLGIYGQFLWVDPVADVVVVKTSAWPVAEDPDRDAETVAALSALVTHLATAE
- a CDS encoding TetR/AcrR family transcriptional regulator translates to MTDHGGSTPAPAARTARRGRPPSTALNRDRILDAARALLAREGPDALTLRRLGAELGSNHTAVLRHFSGKEEILLGLAEQLIEEAVTGYEPTDSWRETLAGLARRVRGACLTHPQVAAAVAGRVSRRDAEFRGADLVIGALRQAGFGDRDAARYYRALADTALAMGAQEAAVAALDSTAREGDRLAWRREYLAVSPTAYPHLASVAPHLADADEDDQFETVLGLLLDAVEMRAPQKP